A portion of the Carya illinoinensis cultivar Pawnee chromosome 11, C.illinoinensisPawnee_v1, whole genome shotgun sequence genome contains these proteins:
- the LOC122282277 gene encoding uncharacterized protein LOC122282277 codes for MDACHVLLGRPWQYDRSVIHDGRKNTYSLNIKRKKIVLAPQREGLTPTSVANNTNLLSMSKFLDEIEHGDVVYALLPCKNIAVDVDTDLPVEVQQLLVEFSDLMPEDLPPGLSPKRYIQHQIDLVPGSSLPNRPAYRLSPKEVEELQ; via the coding sequence ATGGATGCGTGTCATGTATTGTTGGGTCGACCTTGGCAATATGACCGCAGTGTCATTCATGATGGACGGAAGAATACGTATTCCCTTAACATCAAGAGAAAAAAGATTGTGTTGGCACCCCAGCGGGAAGGACTCACTCCGACCTCGGTAGCCAATAATACTAACCTACTTTCCATGTCCAAGTTTTTAGATGAGATTGAGCATGGAGACGTGGTCTATGCTTTACTACCTTGCAAGAATATTGCAGTAGACGTGGATACAGATTTACCAGTAGAGGTGCAGCAGCTGCTAGTAGAGTTCTCTGACTTGATGCCAGAGGATCTTCCTCCTGGGCTATCGCCTAAGAGGTATATTCAGCATCAAATTGACCTTGTTCCTGGGTCAAGTTTGCCAAATCGACCAGCATATCGCCTCAGTCCCAAGGAGGTTGAAGAGTTGCAGTGA